Part of the Solwaraspora sp. WMMA2065 genome is shown below.
TCTACTTCACTGCCGCCGGTGCCGGCACCGCCACCGAACTGCGGCAAATCGCCACCGACGCGGCCGAATCCACCCTGCCCGGCCGGGACCTGATCGCCGCCGCCAACCCGTCGGACTGGGACGCCGCGTTTCGGCTGCTGGCAGCGGCGCTGCCCGACGACACTCCCAGCGTCGTCGTCCTCGACGAAGTGCCCTATCTGATGGATCCCGAGCAGCAGTTCGAAGGCATCCTGCAGCGGGCCTGGGACCGGCTGCTGTCCCGCAAGCCGGTGCTGCTCGTCCTCATCGGCTCCGACCTGGCGATGATGGAGGCGCTCAACGACTACCGTCGGCCGTTCCACCAGCGCGGCCGCGAGATGGTGCTCGGCCCGCTCAACCCGGCCGACCTCGCCACCATGCTCGACCTGCCACCCGCCGACGCGATCGACGCCGCCCTGATCACCGGTGGACTGCCGCTGGTCGCCGCCGAATGGCCGCCCGGCACCAGCGTCTGGGACTTCCTCGGCGTGGCGCTGGCCGACCCGACATCGGCGCTGCTGGTCTCCGCGGAACGGTCACTCGCCGCCGAGTTCCCCGCCCAGCTCCAGGCCCGCGAGGTGCTGACCGCGATCGGCTCCGGCCAGCGGACGTTCACCAACATCGCCCGTACGGCCGGCGAACTGTCCTCGACGTCGCTGCACCGGTCCCTGGAAACCCTGCAGGTCAAGCGGCTCGTCACCGGTGAACTGCCGCTGTCCACCCGCCCGTCGAAGGACCGCCGCTACCGGATCGTCGACCCGTACCTGCGCTTCTGGCTGCGGTTTCTCGCCGCCGCGATGCCGGAAATCGAACGCGGCCGGGGTGACCTGACCCTGGCCCGCATCCGGACGAGCTTCCCGAGCTGGCGGGGCCGGGCCGTCGAGCCGCTGATCCGCGACGCACTCGCCCGGCTGCTGCCCGACGACTCGCTGCCGGCGGCACCCGCCATCGGGGCGTACTGGACCAGATCGAACGACGTCGAGATCGACATCGTCGGTGCCGACCGGGCACCGATCGCCCGCGAGTTGTACTTCGTCGGCTCGATCAAATGGCACGACCAGGCGCCGTTCGACGGGCACGACCTGTCCGCGCTGTTCCGGCACCGGGCAGCGCTGACCGACGAGCCGGTGCCGACCGTTGCCGTTTCCCGCAGCGGCGCGTCCTGTCGTGGCCTCGACGTGCTCTATCAGCCCGCCGACCTGCTCGCCGCCTGGCAGGACCGGTAGCGCGTGGTGATCTGTCGGCTACTCGACAGCGGAAGATTGCTGATCGTGACTGAATGATTGCCACATGTAGACGCGGGGGCTCGGCCTGGGGAGGACGAGCATGGCGGTGGCGCACTCGGCGGTCAACCTGGTCGGCAGCCTGCTGCCCGGCGGCGTCCTCGGTCGCATCCGCGACGGCGACCCGACCGTGCCCGCCATCGACGCCCGCTCCTATCACCTGACCGCCGGCGAATCCGTCCGCCGGATCGCCAACCGCGACTTCAGCTACCTGCGCGACGAATTCCACCGGTACGCCGACCAGCAGTCCGGCACCGGCAGCCGCCGAAACCGGCGGCGCGCCGCCGACGACTGGCGGCACACCCTGCTGCGTACCCTCGACTTCGACGGCATCGAACGCCTACCCGGCGGCATCGTCATCGACGAACAGCCGTTCCCGGTCAGCCACCGATGGCAGCAGGCCCTGCCGGTGCACCTGGCCCCCTGGGGCGCCGACCTCGACCGGCGGGCCGCCGGAGCGCCACGCGGCACCCGCTCCCCGGCCGACGCCGCACCGCACGTGATGGTGCAACGGCTGCTCAACCAGAGCGACCAGCACCTGTGGGCGGTGCTGTGCAACGGGCCGCAGCTGCGACTGCTGCGCGACTCCACCAACCTCGCCGGCAGCGAGTACCTCGAATTCGACCTGGCGGCGATCTTCCAGGGCGAACTGTTCGCCGACTTCCTGCTGTTCTACCGGATCGCGCACGCCAGCCGGTTCGAGATCAGCGACCCGCAGGCCGGCGCCGCCTCCTGCCCGCTGGAAGAGTGGCGCACCTACGGCGCTCGGCAGGGCGAACGCGCCCTCACCAGCCTGCGGTACGGCGTACACGACGCGTTGGAAACCCTCGGACAAGGCTTCCTCAGCCACCCGCACAACCGGCAGCTGCGCGACGACGTCGCCGCCGGCCGGCTGACCCTGGCCGATCTGAAACGCTCCCTGCTGCGGCTCGTCTACAAGCTGATCTTCTGGATGGTCGTCGAGGACCGCGGCGTCCTGCTCGACCCGCACGCCAGCCGGGCCGCCCGCGACCGCTACGACACCTACTTCTCCTCCCGCCGGTTGCGCCGCCTCGCCGACACCCGCCGCCACTCCTGGCACGGCGACCTGTGGCAGAGCACCGCCCTGGTGTTCCAGCTGCTCGGCTCGGAATCCGGCGGCCCGGTGATCGGCCTGCCCGCCCTCGGCGGCGTCTTCGAAACCAGCGAACTCGACCTGCCGCTGCGCCGCGCCCAGCTCACCAACTCGGCGCTGCTCACCGCCGTCACCCAGCTCAGCGTCCTCACCGGCCGGCGGGCCGACCGCCGGCAGTGGGTCGACTGGGCGCGGCTCGGCGCGGAAGAACTCGGCAGCGTGTACGAGGCACTGCTGGAGCTGCACCCCTGCTGGGACGCCCACACCGGTACGTTCTGCTTCGTCAAGGTCAAAGGCAGCGACCGGAAGAAGACCGGCGCCTACTACACCCCGCCGACCCTCGTCGACGAACTCCTCGACTCCACGTTGGAGCCGCTGCTCGACGAGGCCTGCGACGCCGACACCCCCGCCGGACGCGTCGCCGCCCTCGAACGCATCACCGTCTGCGACCCGGCCTGCGGATCCGGGCACTTCCTCATCGGCGCGGCGCGCCGCATCGCCCGCCGCATCGCCATCGAGGAAACCGACGACCTGGAACCCCACCCCGACGCCGTCCAGGCCGCGATGCGCAAGGTCACCACCCGCTGCCTGTACGGCGTCGACAGCAACGAAATGGCCGTCGAACTGGCCAAACTCTCCCTCTGGCTGGAAGCGGTCGAACCCGGCAAACCCCTCGGCTACCTCGACGCGCACCTGCGGGTCGGCAACTCGCTGCTCGGTGCCACCCCGGCACAGCTCGCCGCCGGCATCCCCGACACCGCGTACACCGCCCTCGACGGCGACAGCCGCGCCGTCGTCACCGCCCTACGCCGGGAAAACGCCAGCCAGTCGCCCGGTGTCCGACCACTGACCACCGACAGCGTCGGCAACCTCGACCTCGCCGCCGAAGCCGCCGCCATCGCCCACCTGGCACCCTGCGAAACCCTCGCCGACGTGCACATCCAGGCGCAGCGGGACAAGACCCTCGACCCGCACCGGCGCCGCCTGCGGCAGATCGCCGACGCCTGGTGCGCCGCGTTCGTCGCCCCGAAGATCCCCAGAAACCGGGCGTACGGCATCACCAACGCGATGCTGGCCCGCATCGCCGCCGACGAGCGCAGCGACGACGTCGAGCGCGCCCGGCAGCTCGTCGACACGATGGTCCGGCAGTACGGCTTCTTCCACTGGCACATCGAGTTCCCGCACATCTTCGAGGTCCCCGCCGACGGGGTCCACGCCGACAAGGCCGGCGTCGACCCGGTCACCGGCTGGCGCGGCGGCTTCAGCTGCGTACTGACCAACCCGCCCTGGGAGCGGGTCAAACTCCAGGAGCAGGAGTTCTTCGACGGCCAGCACGAAGCGGTCGCCGGCGCGCCGAACGCCGCTGCCCGCAAGAAGCTGATTGCCGCACTCGCCGACAGCCCGCAGCCCGCCGAGCGTGAGCTGCACCTGAACTGGACGAAGGCTCTGCGCACCGCCAGCGGTACCAGCCACCTGCTGCGCACCGCCGGCCGGCACCGGCTCACCGGACGCGGCGACATCAACACGTACGCCGTCTTCGCCGAGACCAGCCGGACGCTGCTCGCCCCAACCGGTCAACTGGGCATGATCGTGCCGACCGGGATCGCCACCGATGCGACCACCCAGGACTTCTTCAAGGACCTGGTCCGTCGTCGGAGCCTGGTGTCACTGTTCGACTTCGAGAACGAGGACCGGGTCTTCCAAGGTGTGCACAACCAGTTCAGGTTCTCACTGCTGACTCTCTCGGGCGGTCGTCGGCCGATCGATCAGGTGTCGTTGGTGTTCCGGGTGCGGCAGGTGGATCAGATTGCGCGGCGGGCGTACGCGTTGACGCCGGAGGAGATCGGTCTGTTGAACCCGAACACGGGGACGTGTCCGGTGTTTCTGTCCCGGCGGGATGCGGAGATCACGTTGGGGATCTACCGGCGGGTGCCGGTGTTGTGGCGGGACGACGCGCCGGACGGTAACCCGTGGGGTGTGTCGTTCATGGCGATGCTGCACATGGCGAACGATTCGGAGTTGTTCCTTGGCTACGACGACCTGGTCGGCGACGGCTGGTTCCTGGAGGGCAACTACTTCGTGCGGGGCGACGAGCGCATGGTGCCGTTGTACGAGGCGAAGATGGCCCACTTCTACGACCACCGGTTCGGTACATACGAGGGCGCGACTCAGGCGCAGTTGAACAAGGGAAACCTGCCCCGCCTCACCGACGACGACCACGAAGATCCGGCGCGGCTGCCGCTGCCGCGCTACTGGGTACCGAAGCGGGCGGTGGATGAGCGGCTGGTCGCGCGTTGGTCGCACGACTGGCTCCTGGGTTGGCGTGACATCGCCCGCAGTGTCGACGAACGCACCCTGATCCCCACCGTCGTGCCACGGGTTGCCGCCGGCGACAAGCTGCCGATGATGCTGGTGCCACAGCTTCCTGACTGCCTGCAGGCGAACCTCAGCAGCTTGGCGCTGGACTACGTCACCCGGCAGAAGTACCCGGGCACGTCACTGAAGCAGCACTTCGTACGCCAGTTGCCGTTGCTGCCGCCGCAGCGGTACGGCGAACCGGTGCCCTGGGATTCGGAAGCCGTCGACCTATCGGCGTGGATCCGGCCCCGGGTGCTGGAGCTGACCTACACCGCGTACGACCTCGCACCGTACGCCCGTGACCTCGGCGACGACGGCGGGCCATTCCGATGGGACCCGCAGCGACGCGAACTCATCCGCGCCGAACTCGACGCCGCCTACTTCCACCTGTACGGGGTGGACCGTGACGACGTCGACCACATCATGGAGACCTTCAAGGTCGTCCGGGAAAAGGACGAGAACGCGCACGGCGAGTACCGCCTCAAACGCCTGATCCTGGAGTGCTACGACGCGATGGCTGCTGCCATCCGCACCGGTACGCCGTACCGTTCCCCGGTCGACGCGGCTCGCAGACGGCATCGAGATCCCGCCACGTCCGTCAGCAGCGAAGCCTAGTCGGGCAGGGACGAAATGCCGACTATTTACTACGCGCGGGCGATCGACGGTCTGGACCGTGGGACAGTACTTGCTGAAGGCGCCCTGGTCGGCGAACTTCTGCGAGCGCGCGGACTCGACATGGTCGATCCGGTTTCCGAATGGTCGAAGAACGAACCTAGCTGGGCCGGGGGCAGTGGTGATCATTCAAGCATGGTCGAGTCGGATCTTCGGCTGCTGAGAAAGTCGGATGTCGTCCTAATGGACGTCTCAATATCCGGCAGGAGCTACATCGGCTGTATCTGTGAGTTGGTCTATTCCTATATGTGGAAAATTCCCGTTGTGGTGATCGTTGGCGATACTGGACATGAGGCGCGACCGTGGCTTCGTTACCATGCTGCCCACATCGTTACAGGGCGACAGGCGGCAATAGACGTAGTGTCGGAGATTCTAGCGACCTGACCTTCCGCGAGTCATGGCAATCTGAAGGAGGAGCAGGCTCACCGGGACGCCGACGCCAAGGGCGACATCTTTGGCGGGAAGTGTCTCAGTTGCTACTACGATGGCCCCTAGGGCAATGGTTAGCAGTAGAACGGTCGGTGCCCAATTTTTTCTAATGCCTACGAGCAAAGATTGGTAAAGTTTGGCGAAAATTACAAGTTGTAGCGGGGTTGAGGCGTCTGGGCCTCCCTTCATGACGGCTGTACCGGACGAGAGTACCGTTATGCTTTCACCGTTCTGAAGGATTGCACTCTTGAAATCTGAAAGGGCTTCAAGAAACGGCCAAATTGTCCACATTGAAAGCGCCGTGGAGCCGTCGACTCCAGGCCACCTTCCGTCGTCGTCCTGACTCTCTAGGATCGTTCTAGTCGCTCTCACTGTCAGGTTGTAGTCGATTGATGATGGCTGCCGAACAAGTGCGCCTAGTACGTAGGGCAGACCGTGATGCCAGATTGAGTTCTGCCAGGTGTGGTTGGTCCCGTCAGGGCCTATCCGTGTGATATTGTAATTTTCGAGGCGCGCGTCGTCGTCATATATAGTGGCCGTATCGGCCGATTCTTTGAGCCATCGGTAAGCATTTTCTACCGCATCGGAGAAGGACCTGTCATTCCGATAAATGTTGCTTTCAACCAGCGCGACCAGGACGATCGCGGTGTGCGTCACGGTGGGAGCTTGGCCGCTACGTTCACCCCAGGCCCGAGCCTTGCTGTCCCGCGCACCGATCAGCCAGACAGCTGCTGCGCGGAGGGCCGGAGCGGTGCGATCGAGCACCCCCAGGGCGCGTACAGCCATAGCCGTAAGCCACACTCGCGACGCTTGACCCTTAAATGCGCCCCAGCCGCCATCATCGTTCTGGTTGTGGATTAGCCATGATGCAGCACGTCGAATATCTGGTGCATTGGTCGCGAACGCGAGACCTGTTCGCTGCATGAGGTGGCAGATCATTGCGGTTGCCTCAGTAACCGGTTGGCCGAAACTGGTATTGGTCGCCCAGCCACCGTCGAGCAGCGGGTCCTCGGAGGAGATCTGACGGTGCCTGAGAAACTGGAGACAATGGTCCTGGTGCTCAAATTTCGCTTCGTGTAGGAGAAAACTGCTCAACGCGGTTATTGTTGCGGATGGGCCAGGGGTAGGGACATCCAATAGGTGGTACCAGCCGCCCTGCGCCTCCTCTGCGGCGTGATATGTGCGGCGCAGCAGGTCCAGTGACTTCCCGACCCGGGAGTCAATGTTCTTGCGATCAATTTTGTCCACGGTCATCCCAGGGGTGAATGCCGATGATGTGCGGCGACTAGACTGACTTGTATGCGACCGTGCTGATGAAGGCGCTCTCCTTGGTGGACGCGTATCTGCCAAGATGGGTTTCAATCATTTCGATCTGCCAGTCGTGGAGGAGGTCCTTGACATATCCTTCGTCGAAAAAGTGCCGAATATGTCCGCACCGGTTGAAGATATGCTCATCTAGCTTTTCGCCATCGCCGTAGTAAGGATCATCCGTTGACTTCACGCAAAATACCAAAACGCCGCGCGGCTTGAGCACTCGATGAATCTCGGAAAATATCTGACGCGTCGCATTGTCTCGAAAGTAGTGTAGTGCGAGATGGGAGAATATCCCGTCAAATGATTCGTCGTGAAATGGGAGAGGTTTCGATATGTCCCACACTTGGAGGCTGCGCTTCACCTTCCTTAGCATCCTTGTCCGATGTGGGACAATCGTGCGGGCCTGCTCGATTGCGACCGCCGAGAAGTCTATGCCCCAAACGTTGCATCCAGCAAGCGCCATTGCGCGAAGATCGTGGCCTTTCCCGCATCCGAGATCGAGGACATCGGGGTTCTTGTTGGTGTCCGGAAGTTTTCCAAGGAAGGTGCTGCGGATCTTTCGGTGTATCGAGTCCTTGCCTGTGGCTCCGCGCCTGCGGTGCCAGCCATCCCAAAAAGCCAGTTGATCCGGAAGCTTCTGATCTTTTGTGCTAGGCATGTTCTCGACCGTCTGATAGAAGTTGCGGTTTTCTTGTCTGAGTGCGACTCGAGTATCCTCGTAGCCGTTTTTGTGTCTGTTCAATATTCTCCCACTGTGGGTATACGGCATAATCCCATTCATTTGGGCGTCCAATGACTTTGGCGATATGCCTTCTGAAGAACTGGGAAACGCCAACGTCGCGTGCGTAATGCGCACTCTGGCCGGACTCCCGGTACATCAGGTATCCGTCATTCCTCAGTGATGCGGGGATCTCCTCGATGCGGGACAGGGATCCGACGAAGCCGACATCCAGTTTCAAGAGACTCAACGAGTAACTTCCCGGAACGATGTGAATGTGAGAGTGCGTTATACATGCCGACCTTCGGCGTTCGGTGTCGCGGCATGATCCGTGCTCGAATGCGGTCGCCGGCCCATAGGTGTCCTCGATCATTTGCAACGCTCGCCTGACGAACACGAGGAAGCCTTCGGCTAGGTCCCGCGGCATGCCCCATACCGAGTTGTGGTGCTGCGCTGGTGCGACGAGGATGTATCCGGGAACGAAGGAGCCGACTGCGCAGATCGCGGCTCCGACACCCGGTTCTCTGAGCAGAGGTCGGTCGTACCAGGGGAGGTCCAATTCTGGACTTCCGCTGATCTGGCAGAACAGGCAGGTTTCCCGGCTACCCTCGGCGGCAGCAAGCATGGCGACAAGTCTCCTTCTGAGGCCGTACGGTAACCGAAAGTAACATCAATTTCCTGTCGATACAGTCCTCCAATCGGTTGATCTGCGTCAATGAGGGTCTGTGCGGGTAAGGCTGCCATGCTCGCACAGGCATGATCACCATCCACCGGAAGCTAGGTGGGTCCCGGGTCGGCTGCTGAACCGCGCGCCCTACGCTGCTTCCGAAGTCGATCGAAAGGTGGCGTCTGTGGCTGACGGTGTGCGGAACGGGCTGCTGGTGCGTACCTGCCTGGAAGTGCTCCGCGACAGCGGGCAGCGGCTGCATGGCCAGAAGGTGCTGCACCAGGTGGCCGACCGGATCGAGCTGAACGAGGCTGAGCTTCGCCCCCACCCCAACGGTGCGCAGGCCTGGGTGGTCGCGGCCCGCTTCCACGCCGGTGACGCCGCCACCATCGGTTGGTTGATCAAGCGGGACGCGCTGTGGTGGATCACCGACGACGGCCGGGCCGCGCTCGAGACG
Proteins encoded:
- a CDS encoding ATP-binding protein, which translates into the protein MASFVGRTRELGTLAAELDRIASARDDRPGRCLLIRGRRRVGKSRLVERFVDDAQVPYLYFTAAGAGTATELRQIATDAAESTLPGRDLIAAANPSDWDAAFRLLAAALPDDTPSVVVLDEVPYLMDPEQQFEGILQRAWDRLLSRKPVLLVLIGSDLAMMEALNDYRRPFHQRGREMVLGPLNPADLATMLDLPPADAIDAALITGGLPLVAAEWPPGTSVWDFLGVALADPTSALLVSAERSLAAEFPAQLQAREVLTAIGSGQRTFTNIARTAGELSSTSLHRSLETLQVKRLVTGELPLSTRPSKDRRYRIVDPYLRFWLRFLAAAMPEIERGRGDLTLARIRTSFPSWRGRAVEPLIRDALARLLPDDSLPAAPAIGAYWTRSNDVEIDIVGADRAPIARELYFVGSIKWHDQAPFDGHDLSALFRHRAALTDEPVPTVAVSRSGASCRGLDVLYQPADLLAAWQDR
- a CDS encoding DNA methyltransferase; the encoded protein is MAVAHSAVNLVGSLLPGGVLGRIRDGDPTVPAIDARSYHLTAGESVRRIANRDFSYLRDEFHRYADQQSGTGSRRNRRRAADDWRHTLLRTLDFDGIERLPGGIVIDEQPFPVSHRWQQALPVHLAPWGADLDRRAAGAPRGTRSPADAAPHVMVQRLLNQSDQHLWAVLCNGPQLRLLRDSTNLAGSEYLEFDLAAIFQGELFADFLLFYRIAHASRFEISDPQAGAASCPLEEWRTYGARQGERALTSLRYGVHDALETLGQGFLSHPHNRQLRDDVAAGRLTLADLKRSLLRLVYKLIFWMVVEDRGVLLDPHASRAARDRYDTYFSSRRLRRLADTRRHSWHGDLWQSTALVFQLLGSESGGPVIGLPALGGVFETSELDLPLRRAQLTNSALLTAVTQLSVLTGRRADRRQWVDWARLGAEELGSVYEALLELHPCWDAHTGTFCFVKVKGSDRKKTGAYYTPPTLVDELLDSTLEPLLDEACDADTPAGRVAALERITVCDPACGSGHFLIGAARRIARRIAIEETDDLEPHPDAVQAAMRKVTTRCLYGVDSNEMAVELAKLSLWLEAVEPGKPLGYLDAHLRVGNSLLGATPAQLAAGIPDTAYTALDGDSRAVVTALRRENASQSPGVRPLTTDSVGNLDLAAEAAAIAHLAPCETLADVHIQAQRDKTLDPHRRRLRQIADAWCAAFVAPKIPRNRAYGITNAMLARIAADERSDDVERARQLVDTMVRQYGFFHWHIEFPHIFEVPADGVHADKAGVDPVTGWRGGFSCVLTNPPWERVKLQEQEFFDGQHEAVAGAPNAAARKKLIAALADSPQPAERELHLNWTKALRTASGTSHLLRTAGRHRLTGRGDINTYAVFAETSRTLLAPTGQLGMIVPTGIATDATTQDFFKDLVRRRSLVSLFDFENEDRVFQGVHNQFRFSLLTLSGGRRPIDQVSLVFRVRQVDQIARRAYALTPEEIGLLNPNTGTCPVFLSRRDAEITLGIYRRVPVLWRDDAPDGNPWGVSFMAMLHMANDSELFLGYDDLVGDGWFLEGNYFVRGDERMVPLYEAKMAHFYDHRFGTYEGATQAQLNKGNLPRLTDDDHEDPARLPLPRYWVPKRAVDERLVARWSHDWLLGWRDIARSVDERTLIPTVVPRVAAGDKLPMMLVPQLPDCLQANLSSLALDYVTRQKYPGTSLKQHFVRQLPLLPPQRYGEPVPWDSEAVDLSAWIRPRVLELTYTAYDLAPYARDLGDDGGPFRWDPQRRELIRAELDAAYFHLYGVDRDDVDHIMETFKVVREKDENAHGEYRLKRLILECYDAMAAAIRTGTPYRSPVDAARRRHRDPATSVSSEA
- a CDS encoding prenyltransferase/squalene oxidase repeat-containing protein; this translates as MTVDKIDRKNIDSRVGKSLDLLRRTYHAAEEAQGGWYHLLDVPTPGPSATITALSSFLLHEAKFEHQDHCLQFLRHRQISSEDPLLDGGWATNTSFGQPVTEATAMICHLMQRTGLAFATNAPDIRRAASWLIHNQNDDGGWGAFKGQASRVWLTAMAVRALGVLDRTAPALRAAAVWLIGARDSKARAWGERSGQAPTVTHTAIVLVALVESNIYRNDRSFSDAVENAYRWLKESADTATIYDDDARLENYNITRIGPDGTNHTWQNSIWHHGLPYVLGALVRQPSSIDYNLTVRATRTILESQDDDGRWPGVDGSTALSMWTIWPFLEALSDFKSAILQNGESITVLSSGTAVMKGGPDASTPLQLVIFAKLYQSLLVGIRKNWAPTVLLLTIALGAIVVATETLPAKDVALGVGVPVSLLLLQIAMTRGRSGR
- a CDS encoding class I SAM-dependent methyltransferase, which produces MPYTHSGRILNRHKNGYEDTRVALRQENRNFYQTVENMPSTKDQKLPDQLAFWDGWHRRRGATGKDSIHRKIRSTFLGKLPDTNKNPDVLDLGCGKGHDLRAMALAGCNVWGIDFSAVAIEQARTIVPHRTRMLRKVKRSLQVWDISKPLPFHDESFDGIFSHLALHYFRDNATRQIFSEIHRVLKPRGVLVFCVKSTDDPYYGDGEKLDEHIFNRCGHIRHFFDEGYVKDLLHDWQIEMIETHLGRYASTKESAFISTVAYKSV